A single region of the Fenollaria sporofastidiosus genome encodes:
- a CDS encoding ABC transporter permease: MKKAIVSVVIILLVAIVLSIIPTQNPKFVDIKNKFLPPSAEHIMGTDHLGRDIFSLMAQGFLRTLYVVVIASAVSYILGMFLGIVAGFYGGFALNIIRFLTDLTLIIPTFIVALIASIVFTDSVLAVGLALGFSNLGFFANQSYKLSEIILKDPYVDTLRMLQAPNSYIMRKFLLPQLLAPSLNLMGNKASNHILAYASLTFIGLGADITAPDFGTMLYQYRGYIIDKPLIVLWPALGIFFLSLIFHYTFDEVNI, translated from the coding sequence ATGAAAAAAGCTATAGTTTCCGTAGTCATCATTTTACTCGTGGCGATAGTTTTGTCAATAATACCTACGCAAAACCCGAAGTTCGTCGACATCAAGAACAAGTTTCTTCCGCCATCGGCTGAGCACATCATGGGCACAGACCACCTTGGCCGCGACATCTTCTCGCTCATGGCACAAGGCTTTTTAAGAACACTCTATGTAGTTGTGATAGCAAGCGCCGTCTCGTATATCTTAGGCATGTTTCTAGGCATAGTCGCAGGCTTTTATGGCGGCTTTGCACTAAACATTATCAGGTTCTTAACCGACCTAACGCTTATCATACCTACCTTCATAGTCGCCTTGATCGCGTCCATAGTCTTCACAGACTCAGTACTTGCGGTTGGACTTGCACTTGGCTTTTCAAACCTAGGCTTCTTTGCTAATCAAAGCTACAAACTAAGCGAGATTATACTAAAGGACCCTTACGTTGATACACTAAGAATGCTGCAAGCGCCAAACTCCTACATTATGAGAAAGTTCCTACTACCACAGCTTCTTGCACCGAGCCTAAACCTTATGGGTAACAAGGCATCAAATCACATCTTGGCATATGCTTCACTTACATTTATAGGCCTAGGAGCAGACATCACCGCGCCAGACTTTGGAACCATGCTCTACCAATACAGAGGCTACATCATAGATAAGCCGCTCATAGTACTGTGGCCGGCACTAGGCATATTCTTCCTAAGCCTTATCTTTCACTACACATTTGACGAGGTGAACATATGA
- a CDS encoding ABC transporter ATP-binding protein — MIEIRELSFKYKGGSDYSLKDINLKIKKGECILLCGRSGCGKSTLLKLMNGIIPEFYDGDISGSVMVNGMNTFTTPIYKLSKNVGSVFQNPKTQFYTINTTDEIAFGLENYGIEREVINKRIEEVEKELHLEKLMNKNIFNLSGGEKQKIAIASIYALNPEIFILDEPSSSLDIKSMKELSLTIKKLKSLGKTIIIAEHRLWYLKDIVDRAIYLEDGKIIREYSMDEIENLSEDERMRTGLRHSDYKAIERFDDFETSNKGTLLELKNLIFKRNTKIILSIEDLKFCYGNIIGIVGENGIGKSTLAKIICGLYKENKGKILKDDDNLNIKSRLNESLLIMQEVNCQLFTDSVKDEIVLTSNTKDNNALDTWLKDMELKNISDRNPHTLSGGQKQRVIILSALLSDKKILFFDEPTSGLDYRNMKIVAKNIKKVKEEDKLILIISHDVEFLESVCDRILNFKSI, encoded by the coding sequence ATGATCGAAATTAGAGAATTAAGTTTTAAGTATAAGGGAGGATCTGATTACTCATTAAAAGATATAAATTTGAAAATCAAAAAAGGGGAATGCATTCTTCTGTGTGGTAGGAGTGGTTGCGGAAAGTCGACTCTATTAAAGCTTATGAACGGCATAATACCTGAGTTTTATGATGGGGACATTTCCGGCAGTGTTATGGTCAATGGTATGAATACATTTACTACACCAATTTATAAATTATCTAAGAATGTAGGCTCGGTTTTTCAAAATCCTAAAACACAGTTTTATACAATCAATACAACCGATGAAATTGCTTTTGGTTTAGAAAATTACGGAATAGAAAGAGAAGTAATTAACAAAAGGATTGAAGAAGTTGAAAAAGAGCTTCATCTTGAAAAGTTGATGAATAAAAATATATTCAATCTTTCTGGAGGAGAAAAGCAGAAGATTGCTATAGCAAGCATTTATGCATTAAACCCTGAGATATTTATTCTTGATGAACCGTCTTCAAGCTTAGACATAAAGTCAATGAAAGAACTATCTCTTACAATAAAAAAGCTTAAATCTTTAGGAAAAACTATTATTATTGCAGAACACAGGTTGTGGTATTTAAAAGACATTGTTGATAGAGCAATATACTTAGAGGATGGAAAAATCATCAGAGAATATAGTATGGACGAAATTGAAAATCTAAGTGAAGATGAACGAATGAGAACTGGACTTAGGCATTCTGATTATAAAGCTATTGAAAGATTTGATGATTTTGAAACTTCAAATAAAGGGACTTTATTAGAGTTAAAAAATCTAATATTCAAAAGAAATACCAAAATAATTTTGTCCATTGAGGATCTTAAATTTTGCTATGGGAATATTATTGGAATTGTTGGAGAAAATGGAATTGGGAAGTCTACGTTAGCAAAAATTATATGTGGCTTATACAAAGAAAATAAAGGTAAAATTTTAAAAGATGATGATAATTTAAATATAAAAAGTAGGCTAAATGAGAGCCTGCTTATTATGCAGGAAGTGAACTGCCAGTTATTTACAGACAGTGTTAAAGATGAAATAGTATTAACATCAAATACTAAAGATAATAATGCTTTAGATACTTGGTTAAAAGATATGGAGTTAAAAAATATCAGTGATAGGAATCCTCACACCTTGTCAGGAGGACAAAAACAGAGAGTGATTATCTTATCAGCTTTACTATCAGACAAGAAAATTCTATTTTTCGATGAACCAACCAGTGGATTGGACTATAGAAATATGAAAATAGTAGCTAAAAACATAAAGAAAGTAAAGGAAGAAGATAAGTTGATTTTAATAATATCCCATGACGTTGAGTTTTTAGAGTCAGTTTGTGACAGAATTTTAAATTTTAAAAGCATATAA
- a CDS encoding ABC transporter ATP-binding protein/permease — translation MLDKYLFKSIGKAKKYILSSVFMMMLRVVGTALLAFAFGSLAEALYSKSTIDIKKLLIIFVLGIAIRVLALYKVTDYQSNIIGEVKGKLRERLITKAASIGPSYKEQISTATLINLGSDTIEQLQNYYGRFLPEYYGAFGASLVNFAILSYIDWRVGLVFLVLMPIIPLLLKFILTMVGRMQKKYWRKYQDVGELFLDSLQGITALKIFRADIRRAEELDEKAEDFRNETMRILAMQLNSITLIEWIAYGSSIACIFTSLYVYTKTGLALNFLIMILIMSMDAFRPMITLTSSFHVAMTGVAAGKTLIDFLELNEDDREAQFPNDKDLKLSVKKLSYKYPDGDSYALNNITIDFPTQGYIALVGESGSGKSTLAKLISAAMRGTSGDVFIGSAPYTELASASIAKNVNRITHNAHIFEGALRENIVMARDDVSDSAIYTALKKVNLYDEIMDKGGLEMPLSSGGLNLSGGQRQRLALARAMVYDPKIFIFDEATSNIDIESEEIILNNIKEIAKEKLVIIVSHRLSSIKDADKIYVMAKANLVEEGTHETLMKQCGEYKRIYDAQESLEGGLNDAK, via the coding sequence ATGCTTGATAAATATTTATTCAAATCTATAGGCAAGGCGAAAAAATACATACTAAGCAGTGTCTTTATGATGATGCTACGCGTTGTAGGGACTGCTCTACTTGCTTTTGCCTTCGGCTCTTTAGCTGAGGCTCTTTACTCTAAAAGTACCATTGACATAAAAAAACTTCTAATAATCTTTGTCCTTGGTATTGCTATCAGGGTCCTTGCTCTATACAAGGTGACTGACTACCAATCGAACATCATTGGTGAGGTGAAGGGTAAGCTTAGAGAAAGGCTCATCACTAAGGCGGCCTCGATTGGTCCCAGCTACAAGGAGCAAATCTCGACTGCGACTCTAATCAATCTAGGCTCGGACACTATTGAGCAGCTGCAAAACTACTACGGACGTTTCTTGCCTGAGTACTACGGCGCTTTCGGTGCGAGTCTTGTTAACTTTGCTATCTTGTCATACATAGACTGGCGCGTTGGACTAGTCTTCTTAGTTTTAATGCCTATCATACCACTACTTTTGAAGTTTATCTTGACTATGGTTGGACGCATGCAAAAGAAGTACTGGCGCAAGTATCAAGATGTCGGCGAGCTATTCTTAGACAGCTTACAAGGCATCACTGCTCTAAAGATATTCAGAGCGGACATAAGGAGGGCTGAGGAGCTTGACGAGAAGGCTGAAGACTTCAGAAATGAGACTATGCGCATACTTGCTATGCAGCTAAACTCTATCACTCTTATCGAGTGGATCGCATACGGCTCATCGATTGCGTGTATATTCACAAGTCTTTATGTGTATACTAAGACTGGACTTGCTCTAAACTTTTTGATTATGATACTGATTATGTCGATGGATGCGTTTAGGCCGATGATCACTTTGACGTCGAGCTTTCACGTTGCAATGACTGGTGTTGCTGCTGGCAAGACGCTTATCGATTTTCTAGAACTAAACGAGGATGATAGAGAAGCTCAGTTTCCTAATGATAAGGATCTTAAGCTAAGTGTGAAGAAGCTTTCCTACAAGTACCCTGACGGGGACTCTTATGCGCTTAATAATATCACGATCGACTTTCCTACTCAAGGATACATCGCTCTTGTTGGTGAGAGCGGCTCTGGTAAGTCGACTCTTGCAAAGCTCATCTCAGCTGCGATGAGAGGGACGAGTGGAGATGTATTTATTGGAAGCGCTCCATATACTGAGCTTGCTTCGGCATCCATCGCCAAGAACGTAAACAGGATCACGCACAACGCGCACATCTTTGAAGGTGCTTTAAGGGAAAACATCGTCATGGCAAGGGATGATGTTAGTGACAGTGCCATATACACAGCTCTGAAGAAGGTTAATCTATATGATGAGATTATGGACAAGGGCGGCCTTGAAATGCCTTTATCAAGCGGCGGACTAAACCTTAGCGGCGGCCAAAGGCAAAGGCTTGCTCTTGCTAGAGCCATGGTCTATGACCCTAAGATCTTTATCTTTGACGAGGCAACTAGCAACATTGATATAGAAAGTGAAGAAATAATTTTGAACAATATTAAAGAGATTGCGAAGGAAAAACTTGTCATCATAGTAAGTCACCGCCTTTCATCGATTAAGGACGCTGACAAGATCTATGTCATGGCAAAGGCTAATCTCGTAGAAGAAGGTACGCACGAGACTCTTATGAAGCAGTGTGGCGAGTACAAGCGCATTTATGATGCGCAAGAGAGCTTGGAAGGAGGTCTTAACGATGCAAAGTAA
- a CDS encoding ABC transporter substrate-binding protein, with product MKKLIFLVVILSLVFTYGCKSNEKPAEVSDNANASEKTEANEKADVNEIVVGQTWVISSDDPLDGANGWSITNHGISEYVYTLQADGTLKSRFVKSIEAKDETHFTAELNEGVKFADGSEVDAKAFSEAMNMIMENNEFARASAGKITFTPVEDYKVDIVTELPTVNLESIFAEWTNVMFKKDGDKYIFTGAYKIKELKPGAEVVLERNEYYDGFEARPETVTIKAFKDGNALKLAYESGEVDLAFGLTNDVAVGLKDKGFKALDYNAGYQYYCFLNLKRDHLNDLHFRKALDLLVNRQEIIDALGGGDMPTGLFAKNFSFNGDQKLTYDIENAKEEFKAAGYTYEGDKLMDKSGKPVKLTILTYSAKPDLPVIGQVLVSDLEQVGIEASVSLADSIDEEAAKGNHDILLYAQNPTASGNPHYFFAQHFKTDAVKNHSYYSNAEVDKIIDELGVTADLAKRDELSKEIQAKIYEDLPILYTVDPHWFVMLSDNIKNYEIWNGDYFVTNPTLTVR from the coding sequence ATGAAGAAACTTATTTTCTTAGTAGTCATATTGTCGCTAGTGTTCACATATGGCTGCAAATCAAATGAAAAGCCAGCTGAAGTTAGTGACAATGCTAATGCTAGCGAAAAAACTGAAGCTAATGAAAAGGCTGACGTTAATGAAATTGTTGTTGGTCAAACTTGGGTTATCTCAAGTGACGATCCACTTGACGGAGCCAATGGTTGGAGTATAACTAACCACGGCATTAGCGAGTACGTATACACACTACAAGCTGATGGTACTCTTAAGTCGAGATTCGTTAAGTCTATCGAAGCTAAGGATGAAACTCACTTCACAGCTGAACTAAACGAAGGAGTTAAGTTTGCTGACGGCAGCGAAGTTGATGCAAAGGCATTCTCTGAAGCTATGAACATGATCATGGAAAACAACGAGTTCGCTCGTGCTTCTGCTGGTAAGATTACTTTCACTCCAGTAGAAGATTACAAGGTAGACATCGTTACTGAGCTTCCTACTGTTAATCTTGAATCCATCTTTGCTGAATGGACTAATGTTATGTTCAAGAAAGATGGTGATAAGTACATCTTCACTGGCGCTTACAAGATTAAAGAGCTTAAACCAGGCGCTGAAGTTGTACTAGAAAGAAACGAATACTACGATGGCTTTGAAGCTAGACCTGAGACTGTCACTATAAAGGCGTTCAAGGACGGCAACGCTCTTAAGCTTGCTTACGAAAGTGGCGAAGTAGACCTTGCTTTTGGTCTTACTAATGATGTAGCTGTAGGCTTAAAAGACAAGGGCTTTAAGGCGCTTGACTACAACGCAGGCTACCAATACTACTGCTTCTTAAATCTTAAGAGAGATCACTTAAATGACCTTCACTTCAGAAAGGCTCTTGACCTTCTTGTTAATAGACAAGAGATTATTGACGCACTTGGCGGTGGAGACATGCCTACTGGACTATTCGCAAAGAACTTTAGCTTCAATGGCGATCAAAAATTAACTTATGACATAGAAAATGCTAAGGAAGAATTCAAGGCTGCTGGCTACACTTATGAAGGCGACAAGCTTATGGACAAGAGCGGCAAGCCTGTTAAGCTTACTATATTAACATACTCTGCGAAACCAGACCTACCAGTTATAGGTCAAGTGCTTGTATCTGACTTAGAGCAAGTAGGTATCGAAGCAAGCGTGTCACTAGCTGACAGCATCGACGAAGAAGCTGCTAAGGGCAATCACGATATATTATTATACGCTCAAAACCCAACAGCAAGTGGCAACCCACACTACTTCTTTGCTCAACACTTCAAGACTGACGCTGTTAAGAACCACAGCTACTACTCAAATGCTGAAGTTGATAAGATTATAGACGAGCTTGGCGTTACAGCTGACCTTGCTAAGAGAGACGAGCTTTCAAAAGAAATTCAAGCAAAGATCTACGAAGACCTTCCAATACTATACACAGTTGACCCACACTGGTTCGTAATGCTTTCTGACAATATCAAGAATTATGAAATCTGGAACGGCGACTACTTTGTAACAAATCCAACACTAACAGTTAGATAG
- a CDS encoding ATP-binding cassette domain-containing protein has translation MIELKNYSVSIADKKIIKDINFKLAPGEAIGIIGASGAGKSVSFRSALGLIKNAHIDGEIYYKGEKVTTLKDKLKGPIGYITQDVQNSLNPYIKVLDQMTSDLVFAKGMKRSAARQKALSSLEMIGIKRENAKKYPDEFSGGMQQRVVISMILNRDPELLIADEISSALDRESTDMAIDIIKRHMQKSKMSLIYITHNPYDAIELTDRICVFKAGQITEDKTSADIFTSTDENTKSLLEAARIIYGKDTRD, from the coding sequence ATGATAGAGCTAAAGAATTATTCAGTAAGCATAGCTGATAAGAAGATCATCAAGGATATAAACTTTAAACTTGCGCCCGGCGAAGCCATAGGCATCATAGGTGCTTCGGGTGCGGGTAAGAGCGTATCGTTTAGATCGGCACTTGGCTTAATAAAAAACGCGCACATAGACGGCGAGATATATTATAAAGGAGAAAAAGTCACAACACTTAAAGATAAACTAAAAGGGCCCATAGGCTACATAACACAGGATGTACAAAACTCACTAAACCCCTACATCAAAGTTCTAGATCAGATGACCTCTGACCTAGTCTTCGCCAAGGGTATGAAGAGAAGCGCAGCGAGACAGAAGGCGCTTTCGTCTTTGGAGATGATAGGCATCAAAAGAGAGAACGCGAAGAAGTACCCAGATGAGTTCTCAGGTGGTATGCAGCAAAGAGTAGTTATATCGATGATACTCAATAGAGACCCAGAGCTCTTGATAGCAGACGAGATATCGAGCGCACTTGATAGAGAGTCCACAGACATGGCCATAGACATAATCAAAAGGCACATGCAAAAGAGCAAGATGAGCCTTATCTATATCACGCACAACCCCTACGACGCGATCGAACTAACAGATAGGATCTGTGTTTTTAAAGCGGGGCAAATCACCGAAGACAAGACATCAGCTGATATATTTACAAGTACAGATGAGAATACAAAGTCATTATTAGAGGCGGCAAGGATTATATATGGAAAAGATACTAGAGATTAA
- a CDS encoding amino acid ABC transporter ATP-binding/permease protein: MQSKRDGLKVISKLVKVVKPLSKYMAVAVLAGCISFLFYTAIGVLGARLIIEYVEGGSKAAFIMKIMAGAVILRGLFRYLEQYMNHLIAFRVLALLRNRVFAAIRRLAPAKIEMMNKGDLISAISSDMELLEVFYAHTISPVCIAIITSLVYALALGQISPLAAIVMLVGHIAIAVVLPMVFSSLAGDAAAETRRSLASISNSFLDLLRGIAEIISFAYQKRAVKKVNALNAKLKTNQDRLIRQLAVLLALEDMLEVFVTAAVFVVLAKSGNASSDILLASSLTYFSFGAVRAVSLLGNGLAQTLASADRVMSILEEKPMVEEITNKGYLSKNAIASYEADIIEVNGISFAYKSEKILDNFSLRVKNHEFIGIQGPSGCGKSTMLKLIMHFWNLEGGEIKIAGKNILDINTASLYEKLSYMTQTSEFFEGSIRDNLLIAKPDATDEELKEALRKASILDYVSSLKDGLDTYIKELGENFSGGEQQRLGLARCFLKDAEIYLFDEPTSNLDALNESIILNSIKKYMKGKTVLMVSHRDSTLRICDNVIILRQNRT; this comes from the coding sequence ATGCAAAGTAAGAGAGATGGATTAAAAGTAATTTCGAAGCTAGTAAAAGTTGTTAAACCTCTAAGTAAATACATGGCAGTGGCTGTTTTAGCAGGATGCATCTCCTTCCTCTTCTACACAGCCATCGGCGTTCTAGGTGCAAGGCTTATAATAGAGTACGTTGAAGGCGGCTCAAAGGCTGCATTTATCATGAAGATAATGGCTGGAGCTGTCATCTTAAGGGGCTTATTTAGATATCTTGAGCAGTACATGAATCACCTCATCGCCTTCAGAGTCTTGGCTCTATTAAGAAACAGGGTCTTCGCAGCGATTCGTAGACTCGCACCAGCCAAGATTGAGATGATGAACAAAGGTGACCTTATCAGCGCCATCTCATCTGATATGGAGCTTTTAGAGGTATTCTACGCGCACACCATATCCCCGGTTTGTATAGCGATCATCACCAGCCTTGTATATGCACTCGCCTTAGGACAAATATCTCCTCTAGCAGCAATTGTAATGCTTGTGGGTCACATAGCCATCGCCGTGGTCTTGCCAATGGTATTCTCATCTCTTGCAGGAGATGCGGCAGCTGAAACGAGACGCAGCCTTGCAAGCATCAGTAACAGCTTCTTAGATCTACTAAGAGGTATTGCTGAGATCATTAGCTTTGCTTATCAAAAGAGGGCGGTTAAAAAAGTAAACGCGCTAAACGCAAAACTTAAGACGAACCAGGACAGGCTTATTAGACAGCTTGCGGTGCTGCTTGCGCTTGAAGATATGCTGGAAGTTTTTGTAACGGCGGCTGTCTTTGTAGTGCTTGCAAAGTCTGGTAATGCCAGCTCTGACATCTTATTAGCCTCTAGCTTAACATACTTTAGCTTCGGTGCCGTAAGAGCCGTCTCACTACTTGGTAACGGCCTAGCTCAAACTCTTGCCTCAGCTGATAGGGTCATGTCTATACTTGAAGAGAAGCCTATGGTTGAAGAGATTACTAATAAAGGATACTTAAGCAAGAACGCAATTGCTTCTTACGAAGCTGATATAATCGAAGTTAATGGCATTAGCTTTGCATACAAGAGTGAGAAGATTTTGGATAATTTTTCGCTTAGAGTTAAAAATCACGAGTTCATCGGCATTCAAGGTCCGAGCGGCTGCGGTAAGTCGACTATGCTTAAGCTCATCATGCACTTTTGGAACCTCGAGGGTGGCGAGATCAAAATCGCTGGCAAGAACATCTTGGATATAAACACTGCATCATTATACGAAAAGCTTAGCTATATGACGCAAACGAGCGAGTTCTTCGAAGGCAGCATTAGGGACAATCTCTTGATAGCAAAACCCGATGCTACAGATGAAGAGCTCAAAGAGGCGCTACGCAAGGCATCTATACTTGACTACGTGAGCTCACTTAAGGACGGCTTGGACACATATATCAAGGAGCTGGGCGAGAACTTCTCAGGTGGCGAGCAGCAAAGACTGGGCCTTGCAAGATGCTTTTTGAAAGACGCAGAGATATATCTTTTTGACGAGCCAACAAGTAATTTGGATGCACTTAACGAGAGCATAATCTTAAACTCGATTAAGAAGTATATGAAGGGCAAGACCGTGCTTATGGTAAGTCATAGGGATAGTACTCTACGCATTTGTGATAATGTGATTATTTTGCGCCAAAATCGCACCTAA
- a CDS encoding nitrous oxide-stimulated promoter family protein gives MKTKTFPILKNKIPIGKDEEAAKKLFEKKVFLLMTAIYCEDKVARSKKPINKYCFDGEIDEFISSRPRMWKYKINDEYYELVMKAFRHIERCPHSFYKTFCHQCPTTCYKASDLEQIEPIMKYAGRKIMMKHPLIGLKFVINLLIAKKTIKKYIETSE, from the coding sequence ATGAAAACAAAAACATTTCCTATATTAAAAAATAAAATCCCCATCGGCAAGGATGAGGAAGCTGCAAAAAAGCTATTCGAAAAGAAGGTCTTTCTATTGATGACGGCCATCTACTGCGAGGACAAAGTTGCACGCAGCAAAAAGCCCATCAATAAATACTGCTTCGATGGCGAGATAGACGAGTTTATCTCATCTAGGCCGCGTATGTGGAAGTACAAAATTAACGATGAGTACTACGAGCTTGTTATGAAGGCCTTTAGGCACATAGAGCGCTGTCCGCACTCCTTCTACAAAACCTTCTGCCACCAGTGTCCGACTACTTGCTACAAGGCAAGCGATCTGGAACAGATAGAGCCGATAATGAAGTACGCCGGCAGAAAGATCATGATGAAGCATCCATTGATAGGGCTTAAATTCGTAATTAATCTCTTGATAGCAAAGAAGACAATAAAAAAATATATAGAAACAAGTGAATAA
- a CDS encoding ABC transporter permease: MKVINFFCKWFLIFFVGSLIAFGIVRLMSGDPVMMALSERNLPATEENVNYLKKEFGLDKPLISQYLDWIGDFIKGDWGKSYMTGVNLKPEILRRAPVSLLLGLLGLVYASILAFWLGYLASLKRGFFDKLTRALALFTQTVPVFILIILFVYFFGVKYRFIKFFKSGSIASLAVGVFFVGLPLIGPMSRTVRIYFLEVMKKPFFSFYLERGYKRERALLKYCYHEPLQGLTGLLISQSAYVIGASSVVEFALSIQGLSALLIESIAHRDYLIIQTYIMMIIIWMFFVHLIFTVFSKVFIRRGSA; this comes from the coding sequence ATGAAAGTCATAAACTTTTTTTGCAAATGGTTTTTGATCTTCTTCGTAGGCTCACTTATTGCCTTTGGCATAGTTAGGCTTATGAGCGGAGACCCGGTGATGATGGCTCTTAGCGAAAGAAACCTACCTGCCACTGAGGAGAACGTAAACTATTTAAAAAAAGAATTTGGTCTTGACAAACCGCTTATATCACAGTATTTAGACTGGATAGGAGATTTTATAAAGGGTGATTGGGGCAAAAGCTACATGACAGGCGTCAATCTTAAGCCTGAAATACTAAGAAGAGCTCCAGTCTCACTTTTGCTTGGCTTACTTGGGCTAGTATACGCAAGTATATTAGCCTTTTGGCTAGGCTACCTTGCCAGTTTGAAGCGTGGATTTTTTGATAAACTAACAAGGGCACTAGCATTATTCACGCAGACAGTGCCTGTTTTTATACTCATCATACTCTTCGTCTACTTTTTCGGAGTGAAGTACAGGTTTATCAAATTTTTCAAGTCAGGCTCCATAGCAAGTCTAGCAGTCGGAGTTTTCTTCGTCGGCCTTCCACTTATAGGGCCGATGTCAAGAACAGTCAGGATCTACTTCTTGGAAGTGATGAAAAAGCCATTCTTCAGCTTCTACCTTGAGAGAGGCTACAAAAGAGAAAGAGCGCTTTTAAAGTATTGCTACCACGAGCCCTTACAAGGCTTAACAGGTCTACTAATAAGTCAAAGCGCCTACGTCATAGGTGCCAGCTCAGTTGTTGAGTTCGCTCTATCTATACAGGGACTCTCGGCACTTTTAATCGAGTCCATAGCGCACAGAGATTACCTAATCATACAAACATACATAATGATGATCATCATATGGATGTTCTTTGTGCATTTAATATTCACAGTGTTTTCAAAAGTCTTTATTAGAAGGGGGAGTGCGTAA